Sequence from the Angustibacter luteus genome:
CCCGTCGACGAGAGAAGCGCGCAACGCGGCCTCGATCGCCGTCGTCGTCCACTCCTGCAACGGTTCCAGCGCCGTGACGCTGGCCTCCAGCACCGTGGCGGCATCGTCCTTCAACGACGCGAGGGCATCGTCCTCGACGACCAGGTCGGCGTCGGTGGTGAGCAGGAAGCCGATCATCCCGGGGGCCTCGTTCAGGCGCACCATGCGGGTCTGCACCAACGGGGTCGCCGCGGCGACCAGGGCGCGCTGCGCGTCCGTCGGATCACCGGTGATGACGCCGTCCAGGACCAACCGGTCCACCAGTCGGCCGGCCAGGTCGGACTCCTCGATGCTGCGGATGTAGTGCCCGTTCAGCCAGTCCAGCTTGTCGACGTCGAACACCGGGCCGACCGTGTTCACCCGCTGCCAGTCGAAGTGCTCGACCATGTCGTCGAACGAGAACACCTCCTCGCCGCCGGGCATCGAGTAGCCCAGCAGCGCCAGGAAGTTGCGCAGCGCTTCGGGCAGGTAACCCTGCTCGATGAACCAGGTGAGCCGGGCGGCCGGGTTCTTGCGCTTGCTGATCTTCGACTTGTTCGCGTTGCGCAGCAACGGCATGTGCGCGAACTTCGGCATCTCCAGGCCCAGCCACCCGTAGAGCAGCACATGCTTGGGGGTGGAGCTGATCCACTCCTCGCCGCGGACCACGTGGGTGATGCCCATCAGGTGGTCGTCCACCACGACGGCCAGGTGGTAGGTCGGGAAGCCGTCGGCCTTGAGGATGACCTGGTCGTCCGGGCGGGGCGCGTTCACCTCACCCCGGATGACGTCGGTGAAGGTCAGCGGCGCGTCGTCCGGGATGAGCATGCGGACGACGGGGACGTCACTGAAGCCCGGCAACGCCGCCCGCTCCTCACGGGTCTTGCCGTAGCAGAGCCGGTCGTAGCCGGTCGGCAGCTTGGCGGCCTGCTGCGCCTCGCGCATCTGCTGCAGCCGCTCGGCGGAGCACCAGCAGTGGTAGGCGTGACCGGCCTCGAGCAGCTGGTCGACGTACGGACGGTAGGTGTCCAGCCGCTCGGACTGCCGGTACGGCGCGAACGGGCCGCCCTTGTCGGGTCCCTCGTCCCAGGGCAGGCCGAGCCAGGTGAGCGTGTCGTACAGCTGCTGCTCGCTGTCCTCGCGGTAGCGCGCCCGGTCCGTGTCCTCCACCCGGAGCACGAACTGACCGCCCTGCTGACGCACGAAGGCCAGGTTGAACAACGACATGTACGCCGTCCCGACGTGCGGGTCACCGGTCGGGGACGGTGCGACGCGCAGGCGGACGGGTCCGAGGGTTTCGCTCATGATGCTCCCCAGCCTATTGCGGGCGTTCAGTCGCGGGCGACGACCGGGTTGGACAGGGTCCCGATGCCCTCGATCTCGACCTCGACGCGCTGACCGGCCACGATCGGGCCGACACCGGCCGGCGTCCCGGTCAGGATGACGTCGCCGGGGAGCAGCGTGAAGGCGGCCGAGGCGTGCACGACCAGGGACGCGATGTCGTGCACCATCTGGCTGGTCCGGCCGTCCTGCACGGTCTCGCCGTCGCGGCGGGTGGTCAGCGCGAGGTCGCCGGCGGCCAGGTCGGTGACGATCCACGGGCCCAGCGGGCAGAACGTGTCGAAGCCCTTGGCCCGGGACCACTGGCCGTCGCTCTTCTGCAGGTCGCGGGCGGTGACGTCGTTCGCGCACGTGTAGCCGTAGATGACGTCCTGGACGCGCTCGAGCGGGACGTCCTTGCAGATCCGGCTGATCACGACCGCCAGCTCGCCCTCGTAGTGCACGTTCTGCGACTGCCGGGGCAGCACGATGGGGTCGCCCGGCCCGATCACCGACGTGTTGGGCTTGAGGAACATCAGCGGCTCGGCCGGTGCCTCGCCGCCCATCTCGGCCGCGTGGTCGGCGTAGTTCTTGCCGATGCCGATCACCTTGCTGCGCGGGATCACCGGCGCGAGCAGGCGGACGTCGTCCAGCCGGGTCCGGACGCCGGTGAACACGACAGGCTGGTGCAGCGGGTCCCCCTGGACCTCCAGCACGACCAGCTGGCCGTCGTCCTCCTCGACCACGCCGTAGGTGGGGTCCTCGCCGGTGGTGTATCTCGCGATGCGCACGTCAGCGAGGCTACCCGGCGACCTGCGTAGCCTGGAGCCGTGCCCTCGACCGCCCGGCTCCAGCCCGCCCAGCTCCCGGCCCTCCCGGAGCACGGGTGGCTCGCGGAGCAGGCCGCGCACCAGGCCCTGGTCGCGGAGTGGACGGCGCCCCGGCTCGATCGGGCGTCCCGCGGCGAGAAGCACCCGGTCGAGGACTTCCTGTTCACCTACTACTCGCTCCGGCCAGGTCAGCTCGCGCGCTGGCACCCGGGCGCCGGCGTCGTCCTGCTCGGCGACGCGGCGACCGAACGCCTGGACTGGCGCTGGTACGTCGAGCGCGACGTGCGGCTGGACGACGGGACGACGGCCCGCGGGGTCACGGTGGACGTCGAGGGGTTCCTCGCCGACCGCGGCGCGACGACCGACTTCGTGACGGCGCTGCTGTCGGCCACGGCGTCGCGGCCAGCCCAGCTGGGATGCTTCGGCCTGCACGAGTGGGCGATGGCCTACGGACTGGCCGAGGGTGAGCAGCGGCACGAGGACTGGCCGTTGCGGCTGGGCGCGGCCGGCACCGACGCGGTGGTCGAGGCCCACCCGGTGCGCTGCTCGCACTTCGACGCGTTCCGCTTCTTCACACCATCGGCGCGGCCACTGAACTCGTTGCAGCCCAGCCGCGCTGACCAGATCATGCTCGAGCAGCCGGGCTGCCTGCACGCCACCATGGACCTCTACAAGTGGACCAGCAAGCTCCTGCCGGCCATGCCGTCGTCACTGGTCGCAGCCGGCTTCGCATTGGCACGTGACGCCAGGGAGGTGGACATGCGCGCATCGCCGTACGACCTGCGGCAGCTCGGTCTAGAGCCCATCCGGATCGAGGAGCCTGCGGGGCGGGTCGAGTACGTCCAGGCCCAGCGAGCGCTCGCGGACCGCGGGCGGGTCCTGCGCGCCGACGTGCTCGACGCCTGCCGCTCGTTGACGCGAGGCGACCGGACCGGTTCCGCCCTCTGACAGTCCCCCGAACACCGGTCGCCGCGACGGCCTGCCAGCTCAGTCGTTGATGGCCGAGCGGGTCAGCCCAGCCGTGGCGGACTTCCCGGGGAACTACAGTCCGGTGGATGAGCGGCGTGAGGGAGCCCGTGCCCTTCGAGGCCTACGAGGCTGGTGGTTACCTG
This genomic interval carries:
- a CDS encoding 3-methyladenine DNA glycosylase; protein product: MPSTARLQPAQLPALPEHGWLAEQAAHQALVAEWTAPRLDRASRGEKHPVEDFLFTYYSLRPGQLARWHPGAGVVLLGDAATERLDWRWYVERDVRLDDGTTARGVTVDVEGFLADRGATTDFVTALLSATASRPAQLGCFGLHEWAMAYGLAEGEQRHEDWPLRLGAAGTDAVVEAHPVRCSHFDAFRFFTPSARPLNSLQPSRADQIMLEQPGCLHATMDLYKWTSKLLPAMPSSLVAAGFALARDAREVDMRASPYDLRQLGLEPIRIEEPAGRVEYVQAQRALADRGRVLRADVLDACRSLTRGDRTGSAL
- the gltX gene encoding glutamate--tRNA ligase, with product MSETLGPVRLRVAPSPTGDPHVGTAYMSLFNLAFVRQQGGQFVLRVEDTDRARYREDSEQQLYDTLTWLGLPWDEGPDKGGPFAPYRQSERLDTYRPYVDQLLEAGHAYHCWCSAERLQQMREAQQAAKLPTGYDRLCYGKTREERAALPGFSDVPVVRMLIPDDAPLTFTDVIRGEVNAPRPDDQVILKADGFPTYHLAVVVDDHLMGITHVVRGEEWISSTPKHVLLYGWLGLEMPKFAHMPLLRNANKSKISKRKNPAARLTWFIEQGYLPEALRNFLALLGYSMPGGEEVFSFDDMVEHFDWQRVNTVGPVFDVDKLDWLNGHYIRSIEESDLAGRLVDRLVLDGVITGDPTDAQRALVAAATPLVQTRMVRLNEAPGMIGFLLTTDADLVVEDDALASLKDDAATVLEASVTALEPLQEWTTTAIEAALRASLVDGLGIKPKFAFGPLRVAVTGRRVSPPLFESMEILGRDSSLARLRALRARLA
- a CDS encoding fumarylacetoacetate hydrolase family protein, translated to MRIARYTTGEDPTYGVVEEDDGQLVVLEVQGDPLHQPVVFTGVRTRLDDVRLLAPVIPRSKVIGIGKNYADHAAEMGGEAPAEPLMFLKPNTSVIGPGDPIVLPRQSQNVHYEGELAVVISRICKDVPLERVQDVIYGYTCANDVTARDLQKSDGQWSRAKGFDTFCPLGPWIVTDLAAGDLALTTRRDGETVQDGRTSQMVHDIASLVVHASAAFTLLPGDVILTGTPAGVGPIVAGQRVEVEIEGIGTLSNPVVARD